The following are encoded together in the Candidatus Methylomirabilis oxygeniifera genome:
- a CDS encoding protein of unknown function (Evidence 5 : No homology to any previously reported sequences): MSIADSFYKLVESASTALDIKVRSPYPGQVVDRPELRKFIDPEHVLVRKAKAGVRCRLICLDPESSQAFFARVGSKMADTPYFERTEAMIAALETAGGHVRRVGGGPAPELSFAVADGERAVLFLGAWGAIQKFEASVFETTDQPFIRFLETAFELCWSCR; encoded by the coding sequence ATGTCCATCGCTGATAGCTTCTACAAGTTGGTGGAGTCGGCTTCGACAGCCTTGGACATCAAGGTGAGAAGCCCGTACCCAGGCCAGGTTGTTGATCGGCCGGAACTCCGCAAATTTATTGACCCGGAGCACGTTCTGGTCCGCAAGGCAAAAGCCGGCGTGAGGTGCCGTCTCATTTGCCTTGACCCGGAGTCTTCTCAAGCCTTTTTCGCTCGCGTTGGCAGCAAGATGGCAGACACCCCGTACTTCGAGCGCACCGAGGCGATGATCGCTGCGCTTGAAACCGCGGGAGGGCATGTTCGGCGAGTTGGCGGCGGCCCCGCACCAGAGCTGAGCTTTGCAGTTGCGGACGGGGAGCGTGCCGTGTTGTTTCTCGGTGCTTGGGGAGCAATACAGAAGTTTGAGGCGTCTGTTTTCGAGACGACCGACCAGCCATTCATTCGGTTTCTGGAGACAGCGTTTGAACTGTGCTGGTCGTGCAGATGA
- a CDS encoding protein of unknown function (Evidence 5 : No homology to any previously reported sequences), with protein MSNESSAVAGDEPIQILVEDKGSLAGKLRRTTVGRKWALICRGLTGSLECRSSLDDLADSLDVEFWSSLRFDYRHSLKPEVGESLRTAVSMVADTKAAMAALHRQSRRMPDVVIARGYGARIAMEALLEAPDVPLIMWAPIIWLRTSLEIRYRLHEIRRLGFTEFDNAKVDAQFIASLQDPSDEEIKSWIVPTRQHVIICAQDDSVVPERLIEETEKVITSAGARVVVISVPGEHPHPDKDVSRQISKIIQVAGILT; from the coding sequence ATGTCAAACGAGTCAAGCGCAGTAGCGGGGGATGAGCCCATTCAGATTCTTGTTGAGGATAAGGGCTCGCTGGCCGGCAAACTCCGGCGTACGACGGTCGGGAGGAAATGGGCACTTATCTGTCGAGGTCTCACGGGAAGTTTGGAATGCCGGTCGTCGCTCGATGACCTTGCCGACAGCCTAGACGTGGAATTTTGGTCATCGCTTCGGTTTGATTACCGGCACAGCCTGAAGCCGGAGGTAGGGGAATCGTTGAGGACGGCGGTGTCCATGGTCGCAGACACGAAAGCAGCGATGGCCGCGTTGCACAGGCAAAGCAGACGGATGCCGGACGTCGTAATCGCACGCGGATACGGCGCAAGAATCGCCATGGAAGCGCTGCTGGAAGCGCCTGATGTGCCATTGATCATGTGGGCACCTATCATATGGCTACGCACCTCGCTGGAGATACGGTACCGACTGCATGAGATCCGCCGTCTCGGCTTTACTGAGTTCGACAATGCGAAGGTGGACGCACAATTCATTGCGTCGCTCCAAGACCCAAGTGACGAAGAGATCAAGAGCTGGATTGTTCCGACTCGGCAACATGTCATCATCTGCGCCCAAGACGACAGCGTAGTCCCTGAGCGCTTGATAGAAGAGACTGAGAAGGTGATCACGTCTGCCGGTGCAAGGGTGGTAGTGATATCCGTTCCCGGTGAGCATCCTCACCCCGACAAGGATGTCTCGCGGCAAATTTCGAAGATTATACAGGTTGCTGGAATTCTGACTTGA
- the yuxO gene encoding ComA operon protein 2 produces the protein MGLRRALGIAVNEATKQRVVAHMPVTQKIHQSLGFLHGGASVALAETAASIGGMLHVDKSRECVVGLEINANHLRTKRDGVVTATATPLHIGRRTQVWDVRITDEAGDLICVSRCTLAVIRKQEMAMSTAEIPRR, from the coding sequence ATGGGCCTCCGTCGCGCTCTTGGGATTGCCGTGAATGAAGCGACGAAACAACGCGTGGTTGCCCATATGCCCGTTACGCAGAAGATTCACCAGTCTCTAGGCTTCCTTCATGGTGGTGCATCAGTGGCGCTGGCCGAGACCGCCGCATCTATCGGCGGAATGCTGCATGTTGACAAGTCGAGGGAGTGCGTCGTCGGCCTGGAGATTAACGCGAATCACTTGCGCACGAAGCGGGACGGCGTGGTAACGGCTACCGCAACGCCGCTTCACATCGGCCGCCGGACTCAGGTGTGGGACGTCAGGATTACGGACGAGGCTGGCGATTTGATCTGCGTTTCGCGTTGTACGCTGGCCGTGATCAGAAAGCAGGAAATGGCGATGAGTACAGCGGAGATTCCCAGGAGGTGA
- a CDS encoding membrane protein of unknown function (Evidence 5 : No homology to any previously reported sequences) — translation MADREKPMLRTSLFLVLLVGIIAGLAWIVTVFWLVPDSLPLSAHVIFVVFLGIALFGLSNLLRGYRSVLFLLFGGGRSWHAVPIWTGIVGMSLLFLFVVGQRRPACVPPGIDLSELGKTLFGGPGTIFAALLGLITILGFFATLVRLQEIEGRAVDYATLHERVAKLINDEARDAHRGNRFVWIMANAPTFGNLSDRMSFLRFYETLHDALGNRSLEVQTLCLDWTSVDAGGQRDWLYPSLSADQRSHVPERPSDSVERELDIIETPLAEFYREVAEHLNKKADAALALTEALGILGAVTHVSQTSAQRQKAPRRTVALGKPDQKPKRVPLHFVLTSRASIVFNTLDLPANNGGDRKGEEVHVAAFESTDGALRRRLRAAFEYHADESRATLIPSPW, via the coding sequence GTGGCCGATAGGGAGAAACCTATGCTGCGAACCAGCCTTTTCTTGGTATTGTTGGTTGGCATCATCGCGGGTCTGGCGTGGATCGTGACTGTTTTTTGGTTGGTGCCCGATAGCCTTCCGTTGTCTGCGCACGTCATCTTCGTCGTGTTCCTCGGTATCGCGCTTTTCGGCTTGTCCAACTTGCTGCGCGGGTATCGCAGTGTCCTCTTTCTCCTGTTCGGCGGGGGAAGGAGTTGGCATGCCGTTCCCATTTGGACAGGTATTGTTGGCATGTCGCTGCTCTTCTTGTTTGTCGTAGGACAACGACGCCCTGCGTGCGTCCCTCCCGGCATTGATCTCTCAGAACTTGGGAAGACCTTGTTTGGCGGACCTGGCACGATCTTTGCCGCACTTCTGGGCCTGATAACGATACTTGGGTTCTTTGCAACACTGGTGCGGCTTCAGGAGATCGAAGGGCGCGCTGTCGACTACGCGACGCTTCATGAGCGCGTCGCAAAACTCATCAACGACGAAGCAAGGGACGCACATCGCGGAAACCGGTTCGTCTGGATCATGGCGAATGCTCCGACTTTTGGGAATCTTTCGGATCGCATGAGTTTCTTGCGATTCTATGAGACATTGCATGACGCACTCGGCAACCGGAGCTTAGAAGTTCAAACGCTCTGTCTGGATTGGACGTCAGTCGATGCCGGTGGGCAACGGGATTGGCTCTATCCTTCACTATCGGCGGACCAGCGGAGTCATGTTCCGGAACGTCCATCAGATTCAGTGGAAAGGGAGTTGGACATAATCGAGACGCCTTTGGCGGAGTTCTACCGCGAGGTCGCTGAACACTTGAACAAGAAAGCTGATGCAGCGTTGGCGCTAACTGAAGCACTGGGGATTTTGGGTGCCGTGACACATGTCTCCCAAACGTCGGCTCAGCGCCAGAAGGCTCCGCGACGTACCGTCGCGTTGGGAAAACCCGATCAGAAACCAAAAAGAGTTCCTCTTCACTTTGTACTCACATCGAGGGCATCCATTGTGTTCAACACTCTGGATCTTCCGGCAAATAACGGGGGGGACAGGAAGGGAGAAGAAGTTCATGTGGCCGCTTTCGAGAGTACCGACGGAGCGCTAAGGCGGAGGCTCAGGGCCGCTTTCGAGTATCACGCGGATGAAAGCAGGGCCACTTTGATTCCGTCGCCATGGTAG
- a CDS encoding ABC transporter, permease protein — translation MIRKWWIVLGPLVLLALWAAVTGLGLVRPIFLPSPWRVLATLGALLADGPLWRDAGATLYRTGIAFVIAAIVGVVVGVPLGVWARLYESVEVIFDFFRSMPSPALIPLAMLLFGLGDLSRIAVAAFTCSLINAIQAAYAVRTIPRYRVLGARIAGANGLFLFVRVLMPSVLPGLVAGWRITLSLSLIIVVVSEMFIGTRTGLGMRIYDFHLMFRSAEMYASVLVVGIIGYVLNKIVEVAEKHFVHWSGR, via the coding sequence GTGATAAGGAAATGGTGGATCGTTCTCGGCCCCTTGGTCCTGTTGGCGCTGTGGGCCGCAGTCACGGGCCTTGGCCTTGTCCGTCCGATCTTCCTTCCCTCCCCGTGGCGTGTACTGGCGACCTTGGGAGCGCTACTAGCGGATGGTCCGCTGTGGCGTGATGCGGGAGCGACTCTGTATCGGACGGGAATTGCGTTCGTGATCGCCGCCATCGTGGGCGTCGTCGTGGGCGTTCCCCTTGGGGTATGGGCGCGACTCTATGAATCGGTCGAGGTCATCTTTGATTTCTTCCGATCCATGCCGTCGCCCGCGTTGATCCCTTTGGCGATGCTTCTCTTCGGCCTGGGCGACTTGTCGCGCATTGCCGTTGCCGCTTTCACGTGTTCGCTCATCAACGCGATCCAAGCAGCCTATGCTGTGCGGACGATCCCACGATATCGCGTTCTTGGGGCGCGTATCGCGGGTGCAAATGGTCTGTTTCTCTTCGTTCGCGTTCTCATGCCTAGTGTCCTTCCCGGATTGGTCGCCGGGTGGCGCATCACGCTCTCTCTTTCGCTCATCATTGTTGTGGTCTCGGAAATGTTCATCGGGACTCGGACAGGACTGGGCATGCGTATCTATGACTTCCATCTGATGTTCCGGTCAGCCGAGATGTACGCCTCCGTTCTGGTGGTGGGGATTATCGGATATGTACTGAACAAGATCGTTGAGGTCGCCGAGAAACATTTCGTTCATTGGAGTGGCCGATAG
- a CDS encoding conserved protein of unknown function (Evidence 4 : Homologs of previously reported genes of unknown function), with product MAISLKSVRKGFRSKETGESVTVLDGIDLDVPESKVVALFGPNGCGKTTILNIVAGIETADGGDVSVTGKHAHAPVVGYAFQNFRDVLLPWESALDNVTFGLRAMGIAPAVARELAVAFLDKHGFGFPRDNYPYQLSIGQQQTVALTRTLIQEPANVLLDEPFSALDNRARFRMQDFVESIVKTNSTAVLFVTHDVDEALYVSDEVIMLSKIPASVLKRFPVPFLRPRQHDLLTSVEFSNLRREVVATFLQEVGR from the coding sequence ATGGCGATCAGTCTGAAGAGCGTGAGGAAAGGCTTTCGGTCAAAGGAGACCGGAGAGTCAGTTACGGTGCTCGACGGCATTGACCTGGACGTACCGGAAAGCAAGGTGGTGGCGCTCTTCGGACCGAACGGCTGCGGCAAGACTACGATCCTGAACATCGTGGCGGGAATCGAAACGGCCGACGGAGGCGACGTTTCCGTAACAGGCAAACACGCTCATGCTCCCGTGGTGGGTTACGCCTTCCAGAACTTCCGCGACGTGCTTCTTCCCTGGGAGTCGGCACTCGACAACGTAACCTTCGGTCTCCGCGCAATGGGTATCGCCCCTGCCGTCGCACGCGAACTGGCCGTTGCATTCCTCGACAAGCACGGCTTCGGTTTCCCGCGCGACAACTATCCCTACCAACTCAGTATCGGGCAGCAACAGACGGTCGCCCTGACGCGCACGCTCATTCAGGAACCGGCCAATGTCCTCCTCGATGAGCCGTTTTCCGCCTTGGATAACCGGGCGCGCTTCAGGATGCAGGACTTCGTCGAGTCCATCGTCAAAACGAACTCCACGGCAGTCCTGTTCGTCACGCATGACGTGGATGAGGCCCTGTACGTCAGCGACGAGGTGATCATGCTCAGCAAGATCCCGGCGAGCGTGCTGAAGCGGTTTCCCGTCCCATTCCTTCGTCCCCGGCAGCACGACCTGTTGACGAGCGTCGAGTTCTCGAACCTGCGACGCGAAGTCGTTGCTACTTTCCTGCAGGAGGTGGGGCGGTGA
- a CDS encoding putative ABC transporter, substrate binding protein (Evidence 3 : Function proposed based on presence of conserved amino acid motif, structural feature or limited homology) — translation MEKIDRLRGRLGGDPDLKVWYGQSWFWQKGSGMNRRAFVRLLVVGLACAAIFVFSCRRSQPPETMESVRMGYLPITSDASFFVAVEKGLFKARGLQVEPIKFETSNQALEALIAGRIDATAIVALEAALALEANTPDQFRIIEMTAATADTKVHRIVVKTDSPIKTLADLRGKKVGTFPGSQMVVFLKLILGRYFDAEREVEIVQLKPPLQPQALESGQVDALFCLEPTGTLLESKGLARTISVNPLYEFIQKPFPTAVSVVSARMATEKPKVVGRIIAGLTAAHQFLKAHPEEAALTFLKYAPVDSNIVAKVALYDNWGPDTMDRDSVQTLADLYAEKGVLPKRVATAGLYFVAGR, via the coding sequence ATGGAGAAGATAGATCGACTACGAGGTCGGTTAGGCGGTGATCCGGATTTGAAGGTGTGGTATGGTCAGTCTTGGTTCTGGCAGAAAGGAAGCGGTATGAATAGGAGAGCGTTCGTTCGTCTACTGGTCGTCGGGTTGGCTTGTGCGGCAATCTTCGTCTTCTCTTGCCGGCGCAGTCAACCGCCGGAGACGATGGAGAGCGTCCGCATGGGGTATCTGCCGATCACCTCGGACGCGAGTTTCTTTGTGGCCGTCGAGAAGGGCCTCTTCAAGGCGCGGGGACTACAGGTCGAGCCGATCAAGTTCGAGACGAGCAATCAGGCGTTGGAAGCGCTGATCGCTGGACGGATTGACGCAACCGCCATAGTCGCTCTTGAAGCGGCCCTTGCCCTTGAGGCAAACACCCCGGACCAGTTCCGCATCATCGAAATGACTGCGGCGACCGCGGACACGAAGGTTCACCGGATCGTCGTCAAGACGGATTCGCCCATTAAGACGTTGGCCGACTTGAGGGGCAAGAAGGTCGGAACCTTCCCCGGCTCGCAAATGGTGGTCTTCTTGAAGTTGATCCTCGGACGGTACTTCGACGCCGAGCGCGAAGTCGAGATCGTTCAACTGAAACCGCCACTGCAACCGCAAGCTCTTGAGAGCGGACAGGTGGACGCCTTGTTCTGTCTGGAACCGACCGGGACGCTTCTTGAGTCAAAAGGTCTCGCACGCACAATCTCGGTCAACCCCCTCTATGAATTCATCCAGAAGCCCTTCCCGACCGCGGTCAGTGTTGTCTCGGCACGCATGGCCACCGAGAAACCGAAGGTCGTAGGAAGGATCATTGCGGGACTGACGGCGGCACACCAGTTCCTCAAGGCGCATCCAGAGGAAGCGGCGCTCACGTTCCTGAAGTACGCGCCGGTTGACTCCAACATCGTGGCGAAGGTGGCCCTTTATGACAACTGGGGCCCCGATACCATGGACCGCGATTCGGTTCAGACACTGGCCGATCTGTACGCGGAGAAGGGCGTCCTGCCCAAGCGTGTCGCTACCGCCGGCTTGTACTTCGTTGCCGGCAGATAG
- a CDS encoding protein of unknown function (Evidence 5 : No homology to any previously reported sequences): MLLEEREQAATGRVWEFLASLHVKFRPLTVSGLFSLKQLISLPQKVYRPESRVTDVQGHK; this comes from the coding sequence GTGCTCCTCGAGGAGCGAGAACAGGCGGCAACGGGAAGGGTGTGGGAGTTCCTGGCCTCGTTGCATGTCAAGTTTCGGCCCTTGACCGTCTCCGGCCTCTTCTCCCTGAAGCAGTTGATCTCCCTCCCCCAGAAGGTGTACAGACCGGAGTCAAGAGTGACAGATGTTCAGGGACATAAGTAA
- a CDS encoding protein of unknown function (Evidence 5 : No homology to any previously reported sequences) has translation MSSV, from the coding sequence ATGTCGAGTGTCTGA
- a CDS encoding conserved protein of unknown function (Evidence 4 : Homologs of previously reported genes of unknown function), with amino-acid sequence MEHTKLVTASELEDFADRRDSEPVIPELVAQLVNFSVPDLTLCRIPYGDAIGLPGLDGMVQTEGGFRQFVPKQTSYWEISRGADAQGRATENYTKRTDETPVAERADVTFVFVTPRSRGWDQPSQAAWIQKRQGDGWKEVKVIDGVQLCEWLREFPAMGKWLLQRIGLVKALAGFQTPAEHWSHLAQLGGKDDPPLPPKIFLAGRENACLQLERLFRHETQQLILSVESENDAEDFVAAFLESLDENTRRAFSSRCLFISDPDAWHTFSNLRCFHILVASPRLDLADSNEQLHLAARTRGHGIIFSVSGAWSHGAEKLVPIMSPSRSLIETTLIDSGFAQERAAELASAGAQSLAALKRFLRGLGELPPYATWENARLLAQASMVGKWKGDSAADREAMEILLGKAYGEWIEEVRAETLRADPPLIQRNEVWKVISRGEAWSALGPRMTDEDLDRFQKMALRILGEKDPQFDLPKDERYAASIHGKVLAHSRLIREGVVESLTLLGAKANALSSTSQGKAEGTARLVVRKLLHEADWLTWASLNNEMPLLAEAAPDEFLDAVEAAVEDPATSPFIDIFRQEGGGPLGGQNYITGTLWALETLAWHPDYLGRVTTLLGDLASIDPGGSWANRPRNSLVDIFLPWLAQTLADLPVRRSALESLLREHPEVAWNVLVSLLPSFHGATSGTRKPIWRSLIPPGWKETVTIAQYWAQVQLYAEMCTQIAARQLDKLAQLVDRLGDLPEPAHSQVLNHLSSSAVTSLPEADRVPLWEALKDIALKHRKYADAQWAMPAERVAKIEEVARWLAPASFELANRRLFTERDFDLYEEKGNYEQERQRLDHIRQDAIKAILGVKGVDGVIQFAQQVESPQKVGDALGAIEDSNIDAFLLPAFLEHGDRPIKQFLGNFVWRRFWTQKWPWVDQQLSQPWRKEQLLAFLLLVPSEKQTWRRAERILGGEAHSYWKQVQVSPWGMEPDDLLEAAEKLTSNGQPARAIDCLYLLADGKVPIPMPLASAALLGALSAEEQQKQIDQYHIVEVVKWLQENAPPDSDDLSKIEWYYLPLLNRLYGGEPKVLEHKLASSPTFFCEVLAVVFCSDKEDQETKREISEAQKRIAQNAYSLLHGWRILPGSLPDGSFDGDRFAKWLDEVKRRCKESGYFRIAMDQLGQALAYAPQDPGGLWIHKSIAAALDVRDVPEMRRGFTAGLFNKRGTHGFSHGKQERQIAVDYRVKAKALSDSGFHRVADAVRSLAEGYERDAERESQRDIFDDR; translated from the coding sequence ATGGAGCATACGAAGCTAGTTACGGCAAGCGAGTTAGAAGACTTCGCTGATCGACGCGACAGTGAGCCGGTAATACCGGAGCTAGTCGCTCAACTCGTAAACTTTTCCGTGCCAGATTTGACCTTGTGCCGAATTCCATACGGCGACGCAATCGGATTACCAGGACTTGATGGCATGGTTCAAACGGAAGGCGGCTTTCGGCAATTCGTTCCCAAGCAAACGAGTTATTGGGAAATTAGTCGTGGCGCAGATGCTCAGGGTAGGGCAACAGAAAACTACACGAAGCGAACTGACGAAACGCCGGTAGCGGAGCGGGCGGACGTAACGTTTGTCTTTGTAACACCAAGAAGCAGGGGCTGGGACCAGCCATCCCAAGCTGCCTGGATTCAGAAGCGGCAGGGGGATGGCTGGAAGGAGGTCAAGGTCATTGATGGAGTGCAACTGTGCGAGTGGCTGCGCGAATTCCCAGCTATGGGGAAATGGCTGCTTCAGCGCATCGGCCTAGTCAAAGCTCTCGCAGGATTCCAAACACCGGCTGAGCACTGGTCGCACCTCGCGCAGTTGGGTGGCAAGGACGACCCCCCGTTACCGCCCAAGATTTTCCTCGCGGGACGAGAAAACGCCTGCCTGCAACTTGAGCGCCTCTTCCGTCACGAAACTCAGCAATTGATTCTTTCCGTGGAGAGTGAAAACGATGCAGAAGATTTCGTCGCCGCATTTCTGGAGTCGTTGGATGAGAACACGCGGCGTGCCTTTAGCAGCCGGTGTTTATTCATCTCCGACCCCGACGCGTGGCATACCTTTTCCAATTTGCGGTGCTTTCACATCCTGGTGGCAAGTCCGAGACTGGACTTAGCTGATTCGAATGAGCAGCTACACCTGGCGGCGCGTACACGAGGTCACGGCATCATCTTCTCGGTTTCCGGCGCCTGGTCACACGGCGCTGAAAAACTCGTTCCAATAATGAGCCCCTCACGTAGCCTGATCGAGACGACTCTAATTGATAGCGGCTTTGCCCAAGAACGGGCTGCTGAATTGGCGAGCGCTGGAGCGCAGAGCCTGGCTGCATTGAAACGCTTCCTTCGCGGACTGGGCGAACTGCCGCCCTATGCCACTTGGGAAAACGCACGCCTGTTGGCACAGGCATCCATGGTTGGAAAATGGAAAGGCGACAGTGCGGCGGACAGAGAAGCGATGGAGATTCTCCTGGGAAAAGCCTACGGGGAGTGGATCGAGGAAGTCAGAGCTGAGACATTGCGCGCGGACCCTCCCCTTATCCAGCGAAATGAAGTATGGAAAGTCATCTCTCGCGGTGAAGCGTGGTCGGCGCTCGGACCGAGGATGACCGACGAAGACCTTGATCGCTTTCAAAAGATGGCGTTGCGGATATTGGGGGAGAAGGACCCGCAATTTGACCTTCCAAAGGATGAACGCTATGCGGCTTCTATACATGGAAAGGTGCTGGCCCACTCGCGTTTAATTCGTGAAGGAGTAGTCGAGTCGTTAACCTTACTCGGAGCAAAAGCAAACGCCCTGTCATCCACTTCACAGGGCAAGGCTGAAGGAACTGCAAGGCTTGTCGTGCGCAAGCTATTACACGAGGCGGACTGGCTAACATGGGCGAGCCTCAACAATGAGATGCCACTTCTTGCTGAGGCTGCGCCTGACGAGTTTCTCGATGCTGTCGAGGCGGCAGTCGAAGATCCAGCCACCAGCCCCTTTATTGACATTTTTCGGCAGGAGGGCGGAGGCCCCTTGGGCGGCCAGAATTACATTACTGGGACCCTTTGGGCGCTTGAGACCCTTGCGTGGCATCCAGATTATCTAGGACGCGTAACTACTCTGCTCGGAGACTTAGCCTCTATAGATCCTGGCGGTAGTTGGGCCAATCGACCTCGCAATTCACTGGTCGATATCTTTCTTCCATGGCTTGCCCAAACGCTCGCCGACCTACCGGTCCGGAGAAGCGCGCTGGAATCATTGCTTCGCGAACACCCTGAGGTTGCTTGGAATGTATTGGTCAGCCTACTTCCCAGCTTCCATGGGGCAACGTCCGGTACACGCAAGCCGATTTGGCGATCACTTATCCCGCCCGGATGGAAGGAAACAGTTACGATCGCTCAATATTGGGCACAAGTTCAGCTCTATGCTGAGATGTGTACACAGATCGCCGCACGCCAGCTGGACAAACTTGCCCAGCTGGTAGATCGCCTGGGAGACTTGCCTGAACCAGCGCACTCTCAGGTGTTGAATCACTTATCGTCTTCAGCTGTTACGTCGCTTCCTGAAGCGGATCGCGTGCCGCTCTGGGAGGCGTTAAAGGACATCGCATTGAAGCACCGGAAGTATGCAGACGCTCAATGGGCGATGCCAGCGGAGCGTGTCGCGAAGATTGAGGAGGTGGCGCGCTGGTTAGCTCCAGCGTCTTTCGAGCTTGCCAACCGGCGACTATTCACCGAGCGTGATTTTGATTTGTACGAAGAAAAGGGAAATTATGAGCAGGAACGACAGAGGCTAGATCACATTCGACAGGATGCAATTAAAGCAATCCTGGGCGTCAAAGGCGTGGATGGAGTCATTCAATTCGCACAACAGGTTGAGTCACCACAAAAGGTAGGGGATGCGTTAGGCGCGATAGAAGATTCCAACATAGATGCATTCCTGTTGCCGGCATTCCTAGAGCACGGCGATAGACCCATCAAGCAGTTTCTGGGCAACTTTGTATGGCGGCGATTTTGGACGCAAAAGTGGCCATGGGTTGATCAACAACTGAGCCAACCTTGGCGGAAGGAACAGCTCTTGGCCTTCCTCTTACTAGTGCCTTCTGAGAAGCAGACTTGGCGCCGGGCAGAAAGAATCCTTGGGGGCGAGGCCCATAGCTACTGGAAGCAGGTTCAGGTCAGCCCGTGGGGTATGGAGCCGGACGACTTACTGGAAGCTGCCGAAAAGTTGACCTCAAATGGGCAGCCAGCGAGGGCCATAGATTGCCTTTACTTGCTCGCGGACGGGAAGGTGCCCATCCCGATGCCGCTCGCGTCAGCCGCCTTGTTAGGTGCATTGAGTGCAGAGGAACAACAAAAACAAATCGATCAATACCACATTGTCGAGGTGGTTAAATGGCTGCAAGAAAATGCGCCCCCGGATTCGGACGATCTCTCTAAGATTGAATGGTACTATCTACCGCTCCTAAATCGATTATACGGTGGCGAACCTAAGGTGCTCGAACATAAGCTGGCATCATCCCCGACGTTCTTCTGCGAAGTTCTTGCAGTCGTATTTTGTTCGGACAAGGAGGATCAGGAAACGAAGCGAGAAATCAGCGAGGCCCAGAAGCGAATCGCTCAAAATGCGTATTCGTTGCTGCACGGATGGCGCATCCTTCCTGGTTCGTTGCCGGACGGCAGCTTCGATGGCGATAGATTTGCGAAGTGGCTGGACGAGGTGAAGAGGCGCTGTAAGGAGTCTGGATATTTTCGGATCGCTATGGATCAGTTGGGACAAGCGCTGGCGTATGCGCCGCAAGACCCCGGAGGCCTTTGGATCCACAAATCTATCGCGGCGGCTCTGGACGTAAGGGATGTACCAGAGATGCGGCGAGGCTTTACAGCTGGCCTATTTAACAAACGTGGGACCCATGGCTTCTCCCATGGTAAACAGGAAAGACAGATCGCAGTAGATTATCGGGTGAAAGCCAAGGCGCTTTCCGATAGTGGCTTTCACAGAGTGGCTGACGCAGTTCGCAGCTTGGCCGAAGGATACGAACGTGATGCTGAGAGAGAGTCGCAAAGAGATATCTTCGACGACCGATAA